The Candidatus Stygibacter australis genome has a window encoding:
- a CDS encoding carbohydrate-binding family 9-like protein produces MCNLRILTAGRALLLIFLLALVFNISGGALPEPQIPFQPQSYAAPKIDDYILIDGKITDNEWLDAAWTDYFVDIEGDIKPEPYYQTKVKMLWNDYYFYIAAKLVEPHVWGTLKKRDSVIFHDNDFEVFIDPDGDTHNYYELEINALGTVWDLLLTHPYRDGGQVAIDSWDIQGLQYAVDVDGTINDPLSRDKAWYVELGIPWNVLEECAGKTPPAPGDFWRVNFSRVQWEHEIVNDQYVKKADTPEHNWVWSPQGVINMHYPEMWGYVYFFEDLPSSDGKVTGYNSEEKAKWILRQLYYKMYNFYQLYGFYTDDLEQLGFTDVNGGNFDMPPKIEVTSSMYEATITREGSNKIFHIDNLGKTWSSEK; encoded by the coding sequence ATGTGTAATTTAAGAATATTAACAGCAGGGAGAGCATTATTATTGATATTTCTGCTGGCTTTAGTTTTTAATATATCTGGAGGAGCACTTCCTGAACCTCAAATCCCCTTTCAACCTCAAAGCTATGCTGCTCCCAAAATCGATGATTATATCCTGATAGATGGTAAAATTACTGATAATGAGTGGCTGGATGCTGCCTGGACAGACTATTTTGTGGATATTGAAGGTGATATCAAACCTGAGCCATATTATCAAACCAAGGTAAAGATGTTATGGAATGATTATTATTTTTATATTGCTGCCAAGCTGGTGGAACCACATGTCTGGGGTACACTGAAGAAGCGGGATTCAGTGATTTTTCATGATAATGATTTTGAAGTCTTTATTGATCCTGATGGAGATACTCACAATTATTATGAGCTGGAGATCAATGCCCTGGGAACTGTATGGGATCTGCTGCTTACTCATCCCTACCGCGATGGGGGACAGGTAGCAATAGACAGCTGGGATATTCAGGGTCTGCAATATGCCGTGGATGTGGATGGGACCATCAATGACCCCTTGAGTCGGGATAAAGCGTGGTATGTGGAGCTGGGGATACCCTGGAATGTACTGGAAGAATGTGCCGGTAAAACTCCTCCTGCGCCGGGAGATTTCTGGCGGGTAAATTTTTCACGAGTACAGTGGGAACATGAGATAGTGAATGATCAGTATGTGAAGAAAGCTGATACACCTGAGCATAACTGGGTCTGGAGTCCTCAGGGTGTGATCAATATGCATTATCCGGAAATGTGGGGCTATGTTTATTTCTTTGAGGACCTGCCATCCAGTGATGGTAAGGTGACGGGCTATAATTCAGAAGAGAAAGCGAAATGGATACTGCGGCAATTATATTATAAGATGTATAACTTCTATCAATTGTATGGCTTTTATACTGATGATTTAGAGCAGCTTGGGTTCACTGACGTGAATGGTGGAAATTTTGACATGCCTCCAAAAATAGAAGTCACCTCATCCATGTATGAAGCAACTATTACCCGGGAAGGGTCAAATAAAATATTTCATATTGATAATCTGGGCAAAACCTGGAGCAGCGAAAAATAA